One genomic segment of Aliarcobacter cibarius includes these proteins:
- a CDS encoding NfeD family protein yields the protein MLSIMDFYTLIAIGIALIAFEVFIYSFILIWFAFGFIIVGVLTLFLNFSTLYWQLATVCIISLLLLVSFRKSFLKRFSKPEKEISDNFFNEKGFGIIKNRKLLYKATYWEIDESIDLDDFNEEEKVEVIEIKANKAVIKKR from the coding sequence ATGCTTAGTATTATGGATTTTTATACTTTAATTGCAATAGGTATAGCACTTATTGCTTTTGAGGTTTTTATATACTCTTTTATTCTTATTTGGTTTGCCTTTGGGTTTATTATTGTAGGAGTATTAACTCTATTTCTAAATTTTTCTACTCTTTATTGGCAATTAGCCACAGTTTGTATTATTTCTTTACTTTTACTAGTATCTTTTAGAAAGAGTTTTTTAAAACGATTCTCAAAACCTGAAAAAGAGATTTCAGATAATTTTTTTAATGAAAAAGGTTTTGGAATAATAAAAAATAGAAAATTACTTTATAAAGCTACTTATTGGGAAATTGATGAATCAATTGATTTAGATGATTTCAATGAAGAAGAAAAAGTAGAAGTAATTGAAATAAAAGCTAACAAAGCAGTAATTAAAAAGAGATAA
- a CDS encoding SPFH domain-containing protein: MEATLAFAIAIIFFAIVIIAKGVKIVSQSDLYVVERLGKFHKVLHGGFHIIIPVIDSVRAILTSREQLVDIEKQAVITKDNVNISIDGIVFCKVEDATMATYNVVNFKNAIANLAMTTLRAEIGGMDLDDTLSNRETLNAKLQTELGNAATNWGIKVTRVEIADISVPPTIEKAMNMQMEAEREKRAIQTKAEAQKEAQIREAEAFKQSEILKAEAIERMADAKRYEQEQTAAGQQEAMRLINISMMENEKAAEFLLAKDRVAAFQALAKSNSTNKMILPYDVTQMIGSTSVLGDAFFKGISDQKANNA; encoded by the coding sequence ATGGAAGCAACATTGGCATTTGCAATTGCAATAATATTTTTTGCAATTGTAATTATTGCAAAGGGTGTAAAAATAGTTTCTCAATCAGATTTATATGTAGTGGAGAGACTTGGAAAATTTCATAAAGTTTTACATGGTGGTTTTCATATAATTATCCCAGTAATTGATAGTGTTAGAGCTATTTTAACCTCAAGAGAACAACTTGTAGATATTGAAAAACAAGCTGTTATTACAAAAGATAATGTAAACATATCTATTGATGGAATTGTTTTTTGTAAAGTTGAAGATGCAACAATGGCTACATATAATGTAGTAAATTTTAAAAATGCTATTGCAAATTTAGCAATGACAACTTTAAGAGCAGAGATTGGAGGAATGGATTTAGATGATACTTTATCAAATAGAGAGACTTTAAATGCAAAACTTCAAACTGAACTTGGAAATGCTGCTACGAATTGGGGAATTAAAGTAACAAGAGTTGAAATAGCTGATATTTCAGTTCCTCCAACTATTGAAAAAGCTATGAATATGCAAATGGAAGCAGAAAGAGAAAAAAGAGCAATTCAAACAAAAGCAGAAGCTCAAAAAGAGGCTCAAATTAGGGAAGCAGAAGCTTTTAAACAAAGTGAAATTTTAAAAGCAGAAGCAATAGAAAGAATGGCTGATGCAAAAAGATACGAACAAGAACAAACTGCAGCCGGACAACAAGAAGCTATGAGACTTATAAATATTTCTATGATGGAAAATGAAAAAGCAGCAGAATTTTTACTTGCAAAAGATAGAGTTGCAGCTTTTCAAGCTTTAGCAAAAAGTAATAGTACAAATAAGATGATTTTACCTTATGATGTTACTCAAATGATTGGTTCTACATCGGTTTTAGGAGATGCCTTTTTTAAAGGGATAAGTGATCAAAAGGCTAATAATGCTTAG
- a CDS encoding S24 family peptidase codes for MNIKLEYHQNINGIIEKKDLEFPKNLLKEPYNLNSLFVSMVDGQSMEPDILHGSLVIADLSQKEFEDESIYLIYKDNNMWIKKSKFIDNNRYFVSINPKYSHLTYKFEDCRVIAKVLLTFKNL; via the coding sequence GTGAATATAAAACTTGAATATCATCAAAATATCAATGGAATAATTGAAAAAAAAGATTTGGAATTCCCAAAAAACTTATTAAAAGAGCCATATAACTTAAACTCACTTTTTGTTAGTATGGTCGATGGGCAATCTATGGAACCAGATATTTTACATGGTTCTTTGGTTATTGCAGATTTAAGTCAAAAAGAGTTTGAAGATGAATCTATATATTTAATCTACAAAGATAATAATATGTGGATAAAAAAATCAAAATTCATCGATAACAATAGGTATTTCGTATCTATAAACCCAAAATATTCACATTTAACTTATAAATTTGAAGATTGTAGAGTAATCGCAAAAGTTCTTTTAACTTTTAAAAACTTATAA